The DNA window ACACGAGCGCTTCCTTCCACCAACTCGTTCTGCTGCTCTCATTCGTCGTGCTCGCCAAGATTGTGGGAACCTGCCTTACGCTCTCGACCGGCGGCAGTGGCGGCGTGATCGCGCCGTCGCTGGTACTGGGCGCGACGACCGGAGCCCTGCTCGGCGTGCTGCTCCGACACGCCGGGTGGATCAGCGACGACCTCAAGCCCGGCTTCTTCGCGCTGATCGGTATGGGCGCAGTGCTGGCGTCCGTTGTCCACGCCCCACTGGCTTCGATCCTCATTCTGATGGAGGTCGCCGGCGGCCAAAGCGGTCAGCGTGATGTCATCCTGCCGGCCATGCTGGCCTGCGTCACGGCCACTGGGACCGCACGGCTGATCTCACGTGATTCGATCTACACCCTCGGCCTGCGCCGCAGGGGCGTTGTGCTTGGCAGTGGCGGCGACGTGACGCTGTTACGGCGCTTAACCGTTGACGTCGTCCCGATGGACCCCGTCCGCGCCGTGGCGATCAACGCGCCCTTGAAGGACCTGCTCGACGCCGTCGCCGACAACGAGCAGGACTTCGTCGCACTCGACGCGCACGGTATGTATGCGGGAATCGCCCTGGCCCAGGATGTCAGGACGGCGATCATGCAGAACCAGGCGACGCCTCACCTGCTGGTGGAAGACCTGGCCCGCTCGGACATCCCCGCGGTCAACACCACCGATGACCTGTCCGTCGCGTTCGAGGCCTTCAGCCGACACGATGTAAATCGATTGCCGGTATGCCTCGTCAACCAGCCCGGCCGGGTGATCGGGCTGATCAGCCGAACGGAAGTGATGAGGGTGTATCACAAGGCGCTGACCGAGAACTGAGAGCATCGCGGATTGACGAATGACGAAAATCGAATGGCGAATGAAGTTTCAAATCAGAAATCTCAACCATCACGCTGAGATTTCAGATTTCGTGCTTCATTCGCCATTCGATTTTCGTCATTCGTCATTACCGCAGAAAGCGGCTCAAACTGCCGCCGCCTGCTGGTACTCCTTGCGCTTGCCTGCCATCTGCGCCTTCAGCCGGGCCAGGATGCTGCTGTGCATCTGGCTGACGCGACTTTCGGACAGGTCGAGCGTTGCACCGATCTCCTTCATGGTCATCTCCTCGAAGTAGTAGAGGATGATGATGAGCCGCTCGGCCCGGCTCAGGCCCTTGGTGAGCAGTTCCTTGAGGTCCTTGCGGTGGATTTCACGTACGGGGTTGGCCCCGCGCTTGTCTTCCAGAACGTCGATCTCGCGGACGTCCTTGTTGCTGTCGGTCTCGTACCACTTGCGCGACAGCGACACCAGGCCGACCGCCGAACTGTCCTTGGCCATCTTTTCGAACTCGGCCATCGAGACCTGCAGCCGGGCGGCGAGTTCTTCCTTGGTCGGCTGGCGGCCGAGCTGGGTTTCGAGCTGCTTGGCAGCAGTGTCCATCTTGGCGGCGCGGGAACGGACCAGGCGCGGAACCCAGTCCATCGATCGCAGCTCGTCCAGAATCGCGCCGCGGATACGCGGCGCGCAGTAGGTTTCGAACTTGACGCCACGTTCCAGATCGAATGCAGCAATCGCGTCCATTAAGCCGAAAATACCCGACGACATCAGGTCGTCGAGCTCGACTTCGTCGGGTAGTTTGACGTGGATGCGTTCGGCGTTGTAGCGGACCAGATGGAGATAGTTCTCCATCAGGATATTCCGCAGCGCTTCGGTGCGCGTTTTTTTGTACTCAATCCAAACCTGAGAAATGTCTCGGTCCGTCCGTTGAACCTTGGCCATGATGTCTCCCAATCCTTTGGGTGAGTGCCGACAGGAGCTGGCGTCGTTCCCCGCGAGCGCACGCGGTTGACGCCGCACACAATGCGGCACTTTGGGTTATCGGTCGGGGATCGGCGGCAACTTCTACAAAATTATCGGCCGTTCCCACCGGGGCCGCGGAGTGCTTCCGTTGCACCCGTAGCGGCCGCTTCTGCCTCGCTCGCTTTTCGGAGTTCGCGTTCCTTGCGGGCCACGTTCTCTTCCAGCATTCGCTCTGCCATCGTACCGACGATGAGCGAAATCACCAGCGTCCCGAGCATCGCCACCAGCGCCCGCGACAGAATGGTCGACAGTGTGTTGCCAGACTCCATCCCCACGATCAGACAGATCGCGAAGACGAGTAAGGCGAGACTGGCGGCAAGACGACGAGGCATGGTACGTAAAGATGAGGGATGAAGGCGGAAGGATGAAAAGTCTCACCGTCCTACGTCTTCATCTCATTCTTCATCCTTGTGAATTCATCCTTACTTCCGAAACCACCGACTCATCCGATTGAA is part of the Humisphaera borealis genome and encodes:
- a CDS encoding FliA/WhiG family RNA polymerase sigma factor, with protein sequence MAKVQRTDRDISQVWIEYKKTRTEALRNILMENYLHLVRYNAERIHVKLPDEVELDDLMSSGIFGLMDAIAAFDLERGVKFETYCAPRIRGAILDELRSMDWVPRLVRSRAAKMDTAAKQLETQLGRQPTKEELAARLQVSMAEFEKMAKDSSAVGLVSLSRKWYETDSNKDVREIDVLEDKRGANPVREIHRKDLKELLTKGLSRAERLIIILYYFEEMTMKEIGATLDLSESRVSQMHSSILARLKAQMAGKRKEYQQAAAV